Below is a window of Malus domestica chromosome 13, GDT2T_hap1 DNA.
ACATGTACTATCTTGATCAGATTGGGCAAGGGACGTATAGTAATGTGTACAAAGCTAGGGATGCTTTGTCGGGGAAAATTGTTGCGCTGAAGAAAGTTCGGTTTGATAATTTGGAGCCCGAGAGTGTAAAGTTCATGGCCAGGGAGATCCTCATTCTGCGCCGTCTTGATCATCCTAATGTTGTAAAATTGGAAGGTTTAGTGACCTCAAGGATGTCATGTAGTTTGTACCTTGTATTTGAATATATGGAGCATGATTTGGCAGGACTTGCTGCAAGCCCTGCAATCAAGTTCACAGAGCCTCAGGTTTTGCAAAAGTCTcttgcttttattttatttagtttagtTGCCATATAAAGAAACCATTTTTTCCCTTGTGCTGGGAAAATGAGCAACTTCTCTCTTATCTGTTATATGTAACTATGGCAGGTTAAGTGTTATATGAACCAACTATTATCAGGGCTGGAACACTGTCACAACCGCTATGTGCTTCATCGTGATATCAAAGGGTCCAATCTTCTTATTGACAATGGTGGTGTCCTGAAGATTGCTGATTTTGGATTGGCTTCCTTCTTTGACCCTAATTATAAGCAACCAATGACTAGTAGAGTGGTCACTTTATGGTATCGACCACCAGAGCTTCTTCTAGGTGCCACTGATTATGGTGTAGGTGTGGACCTCTGGAGTGCTGGCTGCATTTTAGCTGAGCTGTTGGCCGGAAAACCGATCATGCCAGGTCGCACAGAAGTATGTTTTAAATGCTTCTGTTTATTCACTGAGTTCCTTCACTTCACTGTATTTGGCATCGGAAGATCCTTTGCTTAGGTTTTCTTTGatgctttttttatttgattcatGGAATTATTTAAATTGTTGGTGTTCTGACTATGTTTGTGCATAAAAGGGATGTTTCCACTCCACCTAATTTATCTTTTACTTTAAATAGGTGGAGCAGCTACACAAGATATTTAAGTTATGCGGTTCACCTTCTGATGATTACTGGAAAAAGTCAAAGTTGCCTCATGCAACCATTTTTAAGCCTCAGCAATCATATAAACGATGCATTGCCGAGACATTTAAAGATTTTCCACCATCATCATTGCCACTAATTGAGACACTCCTTGCAATTGACCCAGCTGAGCGTCGGACTGCCACTGCTGCATTGAGGAATGAAGTGAGATTTTATATTTCACTATTAAATTGATCTTGTTCagtttcctttcttctttagtGCCTTGTATGGGATCTTGAGTAGTTTCTCATCTTAATGTAGTAGTTTATCATCCTGAGCCTGTATCTGCTtacaatttgttatatgttgaATATTTTCATGTGACGGTTGTCTGTCTTTTGCAGTTCTTCACAACCAAACCTTATGCCTGCGAACCTTCTAGCCTCCCAAAATATCCACCCAGCAAAGAGATGGATGCTAAGCTACGGGATGAAGAAGCTAGAAGgttgaattattttatttttcttctaaccaattttcttttagttAGATTAATGGCGCACAGCTCACATGAACCTTTACAGTATTATTTAGAACCATTGCAGAGTTTTAAACCAccaaatcttaaaatgtacagAATCATCCACACTAATATTTTGTTGAAGCGAATGTATTGCCTTGACCATTGAATTTCCATGTATGATTGTATGTTGGTTTCCACATTTGTCCCTTTGGATTATTGATTCGTTTTTATCTgggttaaattttgatatttatCATCTCAATGATGCTATTATTTTCATGTTTCTTTA
It encodes the following:
- the LOC103452994 gene encoding probable serine/threonine-protein kinase At1g54610 — translated: MGCVFSRHPSANPVGNDGDGEIRVSRKAESTAAAAGEVSEVRNGVNNSISNDDSNSNRKENEEERSSRPKGEKRRSSKPNPRLSNPPKHLLGEQVAAGWPSWLSAVAGEAINGWTPRRADTFEKLDKIGQGTYSNVYKARDALSGKIVALKKVRFDNLEPESVKFMAREILILRRLDHPNVVKLEGLVTSRMSCSLYLVFEYMEHDLAGLAASPAIKFTEPQVKCYMNQLLSGLEHCHNRYVLHRDIKGSNLLIDNGGVLKIADFGLASFFDPNYKQPMTSRVVTLWYRPPELLLGATDYGVGVDLWSAGCILAELLAGKPIMPGRTEVEQLHKIFKLCGSPSDDYWKKSKLPHATIFKPQQSYKRCIAETFKDFPPSSLPLIETLLAIDPAERRTATAALRNEFFTTKPYACEPSSLPKYPPSKEMDAKLRDEEARRLRAAGRANADGVRKSRPRDRKGIPAPEANAELQANLDRRRLITHANAKSKSEKFPPPHQDGTLGYPLGSSNHIDPAFDPPDVPFSSTNFSYSKESIQTWSGPLVDPAAVGAPRRKKHSSGQIHSLSKPSRKDSKR